In Aspergillus flavus chromosome 3, complete sequence, one genomic interval encodes:
- a CDS encoding alpha/beta hydrolase: MMNAIRSPTSSIPDHAIDIHCLMTSDTHGSQSGAMFSIGTHSLFLSIGGVARRTGEPLVIFLAGAGDVASSYVTVERLVGTFAPVVLYDRSGLGRSQDGPMKPTATTAATELHQLLHSADLTPPLLLVAHSYGGIVAREYLHLYPEEVAGMVLADASTERQAELLDDPDLDINAVLGDLKFSQVTGLRDSAQLSRDEWRARAADIARGLPTSQAESAAAIEVCKTLGSKEQYRNQALGVRPLSVIRCRGSQDYQRIYEKGVEAGNGTEAQRAAFRRLLARWDQYDQRAQAEQLRLSSNSRLTYLPDCGHHVHLIRPDVVAFEIRWVRDQILEKSNLPWRSDYRPDGDSKISS; encoded by the exons ATGATGAACGCA ATCCGAAGTCCCACCAGTTCAATACCAGATCATGCTATAGATATCCATTGCCTCATGACGTCCGATACACACGGTAGCCAAAGCGGCGCGATGTTCTCCATCGGGACACacagcctcttcctctccataGGCGGGGTCGCTCGTAGGACTGGGGAGCCGCTTGTTATCTTTCTCGCAGGTGCAGGAGATGTCGCTTCGTCCTACGTCACGGTTGAAAGGCTCGTGGGTACATTTGCACCCGTTGTCCTTTATGACCGATCCGGCCTAGGACGCAGTCAAGATGGGCCTATGAAGCCAACGGCCACAACAGCAGCCACCGAGCTGCATCAATTGCTACACAGCGCGGACCTGAcccctcccctcctcttAGTTGCTCACTCCTATGGTGGTATTGTTGCGCGCGAGTACCTGCACCTCTACCCCGAGGAAGTAGCCGGAATGGTGCTCGCGGATGCATCGACGGAGAGGCAAGCAGAGCTATTAGACGATCCAGATCTGGACATCAACGCTGTACTGGGTGACCTCAAATTCAGCCAGGTCACGGGGTTACGCGACAGTGCTCAACTCTCTCGAGACGAGTGGAGGGCTCGTGCAGCAGACATTGCACGAGGACTCCCGACATCACAGGCTGAATCTGCAGCTGCAATTGAAGTCTGTAAGACACTAGGAAGCAAGGAGCAGTATAGGAACCAAGCACTAGGAGTTAGACCTCTGAGTGTTATACGGTGTCGTGGCTCTCAAGACTACCAACGGATATATGAGAAAGGTGTGGAGGCGGGCAACGGTACTGAAGCGCAGCGCGCGGCCTTTCGCAGACTACTCGCCCGCTGGGATCAATATGATCAGCGTGCACAGGCTGAGCAACTCCGATTGTCGTCCAACAGTCGTCTTACCTACCTTCCTGACTGCGGTCATCATGTCCATCTCATCCGTCCAGACG
- a CDS encoding carboxylesterase family protein produces the protein MIIDLSISALTFFLVTYLHISTASSLPVVDLGYELHQAFSLNETTKLYNFSNIRYAAPPLGNLRFRAPLPPKVNRTKVQTGTVGRICPQATPIWSRYIMPQFLTSYFTNATFSASLDVSSYPVPLIQDPRISEDCLFLDVVVPQKVFDRAQGETPVPKESLAPVIVYFYGGGYVLGDKGGVDPSGLIQRSQQQGKDGVIYVALNYRLGAFGWLAGHTVSRKGTPNAALHDQRLGLTWVAQNIHLFGGDADRVTVMGVSAGSGSILHQLTAYKGLQGPSLFQQAILQSPSWEPNYDTDKQERTFRQYLKLLNVSTIEEARQLPSEKLIAANTHQVSSSPYGTFTYGPVVDGVFVAGLPGKLLLRGEFDHSVRILNGHTLNEALMYTPPSSFQERGLLALMDEHFFDLSEDMKETIVNVLYPPILDGKYGYLGWVERVSSALSDICFQCNSYHLNHAYSNSTYTYVFSIPPAMHWMDHPYSFYIKGGKPLVENPLFQVTNETVAFILQDYVTSFVQTGKPTSSLAPALEICGPESRVVSIGSNNITRMRDPACNARCVYWQTAFAYSRDDL, from the exons ATGATCATAGATCTTTCTATCTCCGCTCTTACGTTTTTCTTAGTGACGTATCTGCACATCTCCACGGCCTCTTCCCTGCCTGTGGTTGATCTAGGTTATGAGCTCCATCAAGCATTCTCGCTAAAT GAGACTACTAAACTCTACAACTTTAGTAACATCAGATACGCAGCTCCACCTCTAGGAAACCTACGGTTTCGAGCCCCGTTGCCGCCTAAGGTGAACCGCACTAAAGTCCAGACAGGGACAGTAGGTAGAATTTGCCCACAAGCTACGCCGATATGGAGCAGATATATTATGCCGCAGTTTTTGACAAGCTACTTCACAAACGCAACGTTTAGCGCTTCCCTCGATGTCTCCTCCTACCCTGTCCCACTCATCCAGGACCCCAGAATCTCGGAAGATTGTCTTTTCCTTGATGTTGTGGTTCCACAGAAAGTATTTGACCGAGCTCAGGGCGAAACCCCGGTACCTAAAGAAAGTTTGGCTCCGGTCATCGTTTATTTCTATGGCGGAGGGTATGTTCTAGGCGATAAGGGTGGTGTTGATCCATCTGGTCTCATTCAACGAAGTCAACAGCAGGGGAAGGACGGGGTCATATATGTGGCTCTGAACTACAGG CTCGGTGCATTTGGCTGGCTTGCTGGTCACACAGTATCCCGCAAAGGAACCCCCAACGCCGCACTTCATGACCAACGACTCGGCTTGACCTGGGTAGCTCAGAATATTCATCTGTTCGGAGGTGATGCCGACCGAGTCACTGTCATGGGCGTATCTGCTGGATCAGGGTCCATCCTTCATCAACTCACTGCGTACAAAGGGCTCCAGGGACCTTCCCTATTCCAACAGGCCATCCTACAAAGCCCCTCCTGGGAGCCGAACTATGACACAGACAAGCAGGAACGGACATTTCGTCAATATCTCAAGCTCCTCAACGTCAGCACCATCGAAGAGGCTCGCCAGTTACCTTCCGAAAAACTCATTGCTGCCAACACCCATCAGGTTTCAAGCTCACCCTACGGAACATTCACTTACGGCCCCGTGGTGGACGGCGTCTTTGTTGCCGGTCTCCCGGGCAAACTTCTGCTGCGCGGGGAGTTCGATCATAGCGTCAGGATATTGAACGGTCATACTTTGAACGAAGCTCTCATGTACACGCCTCCATCCAGTTTTCAAGAACGGGGTTTACTCGCACTCATGGACGAGCATTTCTTTGACCTTTCGGAAGATATGAAAGAGACCATCGTAAATGTTCTATATCCACCCATTCTGGATGGGAAGTACGGGTACCTCGGCTGGGTCGAGCGAGTCTCTTCCGCCCTCTCAGACATATGCTTTCAGTGTAATTCATACCACTTGAATCACGCATACAGTAACAGCACTTACACCTACGTATTCTCCATCCCTCCCGCTATGCACTGGATGGATCATCCCTACTCATTCTACATTAAAGGTGGAAAGCCTTTAGTTGAGAATCCTCTCTTCCAAGTGACAAACGAGACGGTGGCCTTTATCCTGCAAGACTACGTTACAAGTTTTGTTCAAACGGGAAAGCCGACTTCTTCATTAGCCCCGGCCCTCGAGATATGCGGCCCGGAGAGCCGTGTGGTCAGTATAGGATCAAACAATATCACGCGGATGCGTGATCCAGCTTGCAATGCTCGGTGTGTTTACTGGCAAACTGCGTTTGCCTACAGTCGGGACGACTTGTGA
- a CDS encoding protein-tyrosine phosphatase-like protein, giving the protein MESNKIPNYNPQEHLTTDIRTEIPAETVTTITSQAPFVTIPGLFNIRDLSSGNLRPGYAYRSGVLANISDEGKTSLRNLGISTIFDLRRPDERTKSPSPVIEGVETVWEPYIREPGPINPLDFKEEDQGVSGFLSMFMCIMEISTPIFRKVFLHIRDCPQRPFLFHCSAGKDRTGVLAALILLLADTPSDAIVHDFALSRVGIEPARKMLMAAFPTLSGAVTPENAGWLELMSARAPAMVAFLETVEQSFGGVMGYLTGVLGFSDEDVEIMRANLKGNLELTNVLLPVGV; this is encoded by the exons ATGGAATCCAACAAAATCCCCAACTACAACCCCCAAGAACACCTTACAACCGACATACGAACCGAAATCCCCGCCGAAACAGTCACCACCATAACATCGCAGGCCCCCTTCGTCACCATCCCGGGACTCTTCAACATCCGCGACCTCAGCAGCGGCAATCTGCGCCCGGGATATGCCTACCGCTCCGGCGTTCTAGCCAACATCTCAGACGAGGGCAAAACATCCCTCCGCAATCTAGGGATATCCACCATCTTCGACCTGCGCAGACCAGATGAACGGACTAAATCACCTAGCCCTGTCATCGAGGGCGTCGAGACCGTCTGGGAACCGTATATCCGCGAGCCGGGTCCGATCAATCCTCTAGACttcaaggaagaggatcagGGCGTCTCCGGGTTTCTGAGCATGTTTATGTGTATCATGGAGATCTCGACACCGATCTTTAGGAAGGTCTTTCTGCATATTAGGGATTGTCCGCAGAGACcgtttctttttcattgttCTG CCGGTAAAGACCGTACCGGCGTCCTAGCGGCTTTAATCCTCTTGCTAGCGGATACGCCCTCCGACGCCATTGTCCATGACTTCGCTCTTAGTCGCGTTGGAATCGAACCCGCTCGAAAAATGCTTATGGCGGCCTTTCCGACCCTCTCCGGCGCTGTGACTCCGGAGAATGCCGGGTGGCTGGAACTGATGAGCGCGCGGGCTCCTGCGATGGTTGCGTTCTTGGAGACGGTTGAGCAGTCTTTCGGGGGCGTGATGGGGTATTTGACGGGCGTGCTGGGGTTCTcggatgaggatgtggaaATTATGCGGGCGAATTTGAAGGGGAACTTGGAATTAACGAACGTTCTACTTCCAGTTGGTGTATGA
- a CDS encoding uncharacterized protein (of unknown function-domain containing protein) — protein MNTLDTLATDHGWVHGAVTKPFTAIVTLYMGQQLALELAVQEIVSVINEVYYGGDSDLDEYLRDIWSTIIHTSRKIPREKPHTPPDVPTALQIRLAALLLTLKRQPDPAPMPTTHLQSPVNARRDLSWRQLPLFEETVYEALKDEPGRRAKFTKIETEGWVNFMAFLALITKERIVGLEDIGVVVLREALEERHDSLPSTDGADDSKIDEATRLNVFVAAAAIWAVIMGEELWERMGQEDECPVGLSLGPAPKQLIGTIPKRRWEMWIARLQFLSLREDLKICTRELAAEAAAVMMRVL, from the exons ATGAACACCCTCGACACCCTAGCAACGGACCACGGCTGGGTCCATGGCGCCGTGACCAAACCCTTCACGGCCATCGTCACCCTCTACATGGGCCAGCAATTGGCGCTCGAACTTGCCGTACAGGAGATAGTCAGTGTCATCAATGAGGTATATTACGGGGGTGATAGTGATCTCG ACGAATATCTTAGAGATATATGGAGCACAATAATTCACACATCTCGGAAAATCCCTCGAGAAAAGCCGCACACGCCCCCGGATGTCCCGACAGCTCTCCAGATTCGTCTCGCTGCCCTTCTCCTGACGCTCAAACGCCAGCCGGACCCGGCGCCGATGCCTACAACTCATCTGCAATCGCCTGTTAATGCTCGTCGGGATCTGTCCTGGAGACAGCTGCCGCTGTTCGAAGAGACGGTTTATGAGGCGCTGAAGGATGAGCCCGGGCGACGGGCAAAGTTTACCAAGATCGAGACCGAAGGGTGGGTGAATTTCATGGCGTTTTTGGCGCTAATCACGAAAGAGCGAATCGTGGGGCTAGAAGATATCGGGGTTGTAGTCCTTCGGGAAGCATTGGAGGAGAGACACGATTCTCTTCCTTCGACGGACGGGGCGGATGATAGCAAGATCGATGAGGCAACGCGGTTGAATGTGTTTGTAGCTGCGGCGGCTATTTGGGCGGTTATTATGGGAGAGGAGCTGTGGGAGCGAATGGGGCAAGAGGATGAGTGTCCAGTGGGTTTGTCTCTGGGGCCTGCACCTAAGCAACTTATTGGAACAATTCCTAAGCGGCGTTGGGAAATGTGGATTGCTCGACTTCAATTCCTGAGCCTGCGTGAAGATCTTAAGATATGTACAAGAGAGTTGGCAGCGGAAGCCGCTGCTGTTATGATGCGGGTTCTATAA
- a CDS encoding putative pH signal transduction protein pala, producing the protein MTSNILQIPFRRSHTVSLSDAITQYISTKYDQRPDMFADDLLIIDRLRNEAIHVQEPHVSGISRLVTYAAQLKWLGGKFPVDIGVEFPWYPAFGFNTSRPISQNNIRFELANILFNLVALYSQLAFSVNRTTPDGLKQACNYLCQAAGVLAHLRADILPDLRASPPEDMDDMTLQSLEQLLLAQGQECFWQKAVKDGLKDASIARLAAKVSDFYAEGGDYAVQSNAISPEWIHHMTAKHHHFAAAAQYRQSLDCLEKRKYGEEVARLRDSEVCVNEALKESRWINRTVLGDLQGLKNRVTEDLKRAEKDNDVIYLNPVPPKSELKIIDRACMVAAKAPSQVTDAISMLGDNGPLGQPLFSKLVPYAVHIAASIYSDRRDRLVNETIIGELETMTDKLRDLLSSLNLPGSLQALEKPLGLPPTLVSHAEEMRQQDGLNRLRRSLEDTARVKANDKAAYNEGVELLAAEKAEDDSSRRKYGTDRWAREPSEAAASKLYTTAREIDGYFSSAQSSDNLVEQKLRDSEAVFRVLTGTNRDLEMYVPSSRRAAIPPEVERESIRLRGCLSEVSRLENRRKRRAQALKDKARTDDISKALLKEAARLEREFPMQAIQASQFEDLFEEQLHLYDTDLEMVTQEQHEQDQISAQVREANRAFTRAHTGDASTKEREKALQELENGYLKYKEIISNIEVGRKFYNDLAKIVGRFRDDCKAFVHQRRMEASQIEGQQPTQPAQPVQPAQPVQPPNQLPPQPQPVQHQPPRDEPLTAPQPTRANTRPSMAPGVWSPEMGIRFGAQGTWDPSKGVKFS; encoded by the exons ATGACATC AAATATCCTTCAGATCCCCTTTCGACGCTCTCACACCGTTTCCTTGTCAGATGCGATCACTCAGTATATTTCGACCAAGTATGACCAGCGTCCAGATATGTTCGCAGATGATCTATTGATCATAGATCGCCTGCGTAACGAAGCGATTCATGTCCAGGAGCCACATGTTAGTGGGATCAGTCGGTTGGTAACATATGCCGCGCAGTTGAAATGGCTTGGTGGAAAGTTTCCGGTCGAT ATTGGAGTCGAGTTTCCATGGTACCCTGCGTTTGGTTTCAATACCTCAAGACCGA TCTCGCAGAACAATATTCGATTTGAACTTGCCAATATCCTCTTTAACCTGGTAGCACTATACTCGCAATTAGCCTTCTCGGTGAATCGTACAACACCAGATGGACTCAAACAGGCATGCAACTACCTCTGCCAGGCAGCTGGAGTCTTAGCACATCTCCGAGCGGATATCCTCCCTGATCTTCGTGCCTCTCCCCCAGAGGATATGGATGATATGACACTACAGAGTCTGGaacagcttcttctcgcGCAGGGACAAGAGTGCTTCTGGCAGAAGGCCGTCAAGGATGGGCTGAAAGATGCTTCCATTGCTCGGCTGGCGGCCAAGGTCTCCGATTTTTACGCAGAAGGAGGTGACTATGCGGTTCAATCGAATGCCATTAGTCCTGAATGGATTCACCATATGACGGCCAAGCATCATCATTTTGCTGCCGCTGCGCAGTATCGCCAGTCCTTGGACTgtttggagaagagaaagtatGGTGAAGAGGTGGCTCGTCTTCGAGACAGCGAGGTTTGTGTCAACGAGGCCTTGAAGGAATCACGTTGGATCAATCGCACTGTGCTAGGGGACTTGCAAGGATTAAAAAACCGTGTGACGGAGGACTTAAAGCGCGCCGAGAAAGACAACGATGTAATCTATCTCAATCCAGTCCCTCCAAAGTCAGaattgaagatcatcgatCGAGCATGTATGGTCGCAGCGAAGGCGCCATCTCAGGTGACTGATGCTATCTCCATGTTGGGAGACAACGGACCTTTAGGGCAGCCGTTATTTTCAAAGCTGGTGCCATATGCCGTTCATATCGCTGCCAGTATTTACTCCGACCGCCGTGATCGGCTTGTCAACGAGACAATTATCGGGGAGCTGGAGACCATGACGGACAAATTACGGGA TTTATTATCATCTCTGAATCTTCCGGGCTCCTTGCAGGCTCTGGAAAAGCCTCTTGGATTACCGCCTACGTTGGTCTCCCATGCGGAAGAAATGCGCCAGCAAGATGGGTTGAACCGGTTGCGGAGATCACTCGAGGATACCGCCAGGGTGAAGGCCAATGACAAAGCTGCATACAATGAGGGTGTTGAACTACTCGCCgcagaaaaggcagaggATGACTCTTCGCGCCGCAAATACGGAACTGACAGGTGGGCCAGAGAGCCCTCCGAAGCAGCAGCGTCGAAGCTGTACACTACTGCTCGAGAGATAGACGGCTACTTTTCCTCCGCTCAGAGTAGCGATAATCTGGTAGAGCAGAAGCTGAGAGACTCGGAGGCAGTCTTCCGAGTTTTGACCGGTACTAACCGGGATTTGGAGATGTACGTCCCTAGCAGCCGGAGAGCGGCAATTCCGCCAGAGGTCGAACGGGAATCTATTCGGCTACGGGGCTGCTTGAGCGAAGTAAGTCGGCTGGAGAACCGACGGAAACGCCGAGCGCAGGCTTTGAAGGACAAAGCCAGAACGGATGACATCA GCAAAGCCCTTCTCAAGGAAGCCGCCCGCTTGGAGCGGGAGTTCCCCATGCAGGCGATCCAGGCAAGCCAGTTCGAAGATTTGTTCGAGGAGCAGCTGCATCTGTACGATACAGATCTGGAGATGGTGACCCAGGAGCAACACGAGCAAGACCAGATTTCTGCGCAGGTGCGGGAGGCTAACCGTGCATTTACTCGGGCGCACACTGGCGATGCTTCAACCAAGGAGCGGGAGAAGGCTTTGCAAGAGCTGGAAAATGGTTATCTGAAATACAAGGAAATCATCTCGAACATCGAGGTGGGACGGAAATTCTACAATGATTTGGCCAAGATCGTCGGTCGATTCCGGGATGACTGCAAAGCATTTGTACATCAGCGGAGGATGGAGGCAAGCCAAATAGAAGG CCAACAACCCACCCAACCCGCTCAGCCTGTCCAGCCTGCCCAGCCAGTTCAGCCACCGAATCAGCTTccacctcaacctcaaccagTCCAGCACCAACCACCAAGGGATGAGCCACTAACAGCACCCCAACCAACACGAGCCAACACAAGACCCTCAATGGCTCCCGGTGTGTGGTCACCCGAGATGGGGATTCGATTCGGAGCACAGGGGACCTGGGATCCAAGCAAGGGAGTGAAGTtttcttaa
- a CDS encoding mitochondrial carrier domain-containing protein, which translates to MTLDEHSEHAPFSPSPSQPSPAMMPAGSTWIMDEATRNKFLKNYKTQVASATSTICATLAVTPLENVKTRMQTHNFKNVFQCVRYLWRTEGPRGYVAGALPPLASVTAVRVVNFSTYNAAKHRISDFFERMTGESPLVMYNQPGSTPTVSTFVTFTTAGLIAGLITSPLACPFELAKNVVQTSVLVSNRAQASPDAVNDPSLRNKPRLGTIEAIRQIVQRYGIRGLYTGFHLHALRDTLGSGLYFSVYETVKQVASKELGPDKSPFGGPMIAGAICSTVPWFCTYPLDTRKTRAQSVLLGKSSEVGEASAAVAKSSMYKGLSIILIRTGVNNMILLSIFEYIKMKINQLD; encoded by the exons ATGACTCTTGACGAACACTCTGAACATGCGCCCTTTTCTCCGTCCCCCTCACAACCTTCACCTGCCATGATGCCGGCTGGTAGTACCTGGATTATGGATGAAGCAACTCGTAACAAATTTCTCAAGAACTACAAGACCCAGGTGGCCTCGGCGACTTCTACGATCTGCGCGACTCTTGCTGTG ACTCCTCTCGAAAATGTGAAAACTCGCATGCAGAC CCACAACTTTAAAAATGTGTTTCAGTGTGTCCGCTACTTGTGGCGGACTGAAGGACCCCGTGGCTACGTTGCCG GGGCTCTGCCACCTTTAGCGAGTGTTACAGCTGTTCGGGTTGTAAACTTCTCTACATATAACGCTGCCAAACATCGTATCTCAGATTTCTTCGAGAGAATGACTGGCGAGTCTCCTCTGGTTATGTACAATCAACCGGGCAGCACGCCTACCGTCTCTACCTTTGTGACGTTCACCACTGCTGGACTAATTGCTGGGCTCATCACTTCCCCGCTTGCAT GCCCCTTTGAGCTTGCTAAGAATGTCGTTCAGACCTCGGTCTTGGTGTCAAACCGTGCCCAGGCCTCGCCAGACGCGGTCAATGACCCCTCATTGCGTAACAAGCCCCGTCTCGGCACCATCGAGGCCATTCGGCAGATCGTCCAACGTTACGGAATCCGTGGCCTGTACACCGGCTTTCATCTGCACGCTCTGCGTGATACTCTAGGGTCTGGCTTATACTTTAGTGTCTACGAAACGGTAAAGCAAGTCGCATCGAAAGAGCTTGGCCCAGACAAATCCCCGTTCGGCGGCCCCATGATTGCCGGGGCGATTTGCAGCACTGTCCCGTGGTTTTGT ACCTATCCACTTGATACTCGAAAGACCCGTGCCCAGAGCGTGTTGCTCGGAAAATCCAGCGAAGTCGGGGAGGCGTCGGCTGCGGTTGCCAAGTCCAGTATGTATAAAGGACTTTCGATTATTCTCATCCGTACTGGGGTAAACAATATGATCTTGCTCAGTATCTTCGAATACATAAAGATGAAGATCAATCAATTGGATTGA